The proteins below are encoded in one region of Candidatus Saccharimonadales bacterium:
- a CDS encoding glycosyltransferase family 39 protein, translating into MSEVPDLSIVIPAYNEGAQFDDRMKLLADWLHKHDYGQVEILIMMQNDDTSGDVEEAQAFTKHHPGFRVINLGQRAGKGGAVKAGMMAAGGRYRLFMDADLATPLKHLDDVKALMDRGAKVGIAIRNLVSTHKGLMRKLITRSGNIMAQIILLPGIKDTQCGFKVFEANAAEQIFSRQTLSGWGFDLEILAIARMLGYTIETFPANDWKDPKAAGLVGDSPIKAAIQVFLDLINVRWGLMTGRYKRPQTSLTHASVQERLAETYDRLVLAGAILVGALLRFINISKASIWHDEGYTMMLAPQSPAQIIARTARDVHPPLYYLSLHYWIRIFGVSELGARSLSAILMLAAIIVGFLLARELFGHRVARLSAVFLALGPFLIRYGQEARMYAMAAFLAVLATYLLVRAQRTNRWWFWASYSLAIAAGLYTHYYFIFIIILHWLYMIAVRQPRWGIKRVGWWLANWGSAMLFLPWLPKAYDQFSRVQAAFWIPKANYLTLPSTMAQFLTFTDLGRIAAILRFSGFVLLMVASIILALKRKYFPSGALIAGLTFLGPLAVLIVSLGKRPIYVDRYFVFAAVGFYILLAAILYLVAPFERSRMARWAAIFVLLVTFGIGTHNVYAQATHAMGQVGDYVDANYSPGDAIVSGELYTYFDFSYYNHTGSTTLLLAPGGVTGYGETSLLYDRADKIVVASFNQVHPASGYVWVVGKPGHNDDFAVPASWRLLDDFQAADSEVRHYHTSGS; encoded by the coding sequence ATGAGCGAGGTCCCAGACCTCAGCATTGTCATCCCAGCTTATAACGAGGGTGCCCAATTTGATGATCGGATGAAGCTTCTAGCCGATTGGTTGCATAAGCACGACTACGGCCAGGTTGAAATTTTGATCATGATGCAAAACGATGACACCTCCGGGGACGTCGAAGAAGCCCAGGCCTTTACCAAACACCACCCCGGCTTTAGGGTGATAAATCTCGGTCAGCGGGCGGGCAAAGGTGGCGCTGTCAAGGCTGGGATGATGGCCGCTGGAGGCCGCTACCGTTTGTTTATGGATGCCGATTTAGCAACACCGCTGAAGCATTTGGATGATGTTAAGGCCTTAATGGATCGAGGAGCCAAAGTTGGTATTGCCATCCGCAATCTAGTTTCCACCCATAAGGGTTTGATGCGAAAACTGATTACAAGATCTGGTAACATCATGGCTCAAATCATTTTGCTACCCGGGATTAAAGATACTCAATGCGGCTTTAAGGTTTTTGAAGCAAACGCCGCTGAGCAAATCTTTAGCCGCCAGACCTTGAGTGGCTGGGGCTTTGATTTGGAGATTCTAGCCATCGCCAGAATGCTAGGCTATACCATCGAGACTTTCCCAGCCAACGACTGGAAGGACCCCAAGGCGGCCGGGCTGGTCGGCGATTCACCCATCAAAGCGGCGATTCAAGTCTTCTTAGACCTTATCAACGTCCGCTGGGGATTGATGACCGGCCGCTACAAGCGACCGCAAACGAGCTTAACACACGCCAGTGTTCAAGAGCGCCTAGCCGAAACCTACGACCGCTTGGTACTAGCCGGTGCCATTTTGGTTGGGGCGCTATTGCGTTTTATTAACATTTCCAAAGCCAGCATTTGGCATGATGAGGGCTATACCATGATGCTAGCACCCCAGTCTCCGGCCCAGATCATCGCGCGGACCGCTCGCGACGTCCACCCGCCCCTGTATTATCTGAGCTTGCATTATTGGATTAGGATATTTGGCGTAAGCGAACTTGGGGCTAGATCGCTCAGTGCCATCTTAATGCTAGCAGCCATCATAGTCGGCTTTCTACTGGCTAGAGAACTCTTTGGTCATCGGGTGGCCCGCCTGAGTGCCGTCTTTTTGGCGCTAGGGCCTTTCTTAATCCGCTACGGTCAAGAGGCCAGGATGTACGCCATGGCCGCGTTTCTAGCGGTGCTGGCAACTTATTTGTTAGTTAGAGCTCAAAGGACTAACCGCTGGTGGTTTTGGGCTAGTTATAGTTTGGCGATTGCGGCCGGCCTCTACACTCATTATTACTTTATTTTCATTATCATTTTGCACTGGCTCTATATGATAGCCGTCCGGCAGCCCAGATGGGGGATCAAGCGAGTCGGCTGGTGGCTGGCCAACTGGGGCAGCGCCATGCTCTTTTTACCTTGGCTACCCAAAGCCTACGATCAGTTTAGTCGGGTTCAAGCAGCTTTTTGGATTCCTAAAGCTAACTACCTCACGCTGCCCTCGACCATGGCCCAATTTTTAACTTTCACCGATTTGGGCCGAATCGCTGCCATATTGAGATTCTCGGGTTTTGTCTTGCTGATGGTCGCATCAATTATTTTAGCCCTCAAACGCAAATATTTTCCCAGTGGTGCCTTGATCGCCGGTCTAACTTTCTTGGGGCCACTGGCTGTCTTGATCGTCTCCCTGGGTAAGCGTCCGATTTACGTCGATCGCTATTTTGTTTTTGCCGCCGTCGGCTTCTACATTCTACTAGCTGCCATCTTGTATCTAGTGGCGCCCTTTGAACGTAGCCGGATGGCCCGTTGGGCGGCCATATTCGTCTTGCTCGTAACCTTTGGCATCGGCACCCATAACGTCTATGCTCAGGCCACCCACGCCATGGGGCAGGTCGGTGATTATGTTGACGCCAACTATTCGCCTGGAGATGCAATCGTCTCAGGTGAGCTCTATACCTACTTTGACTTTAGCTACTACAACCACACCGGATCCACCACCCTGTTGCTAGCACCTGGTGGCGTCACTGGCTACGGCGAGACTAGCTTGCTCTATGATCGGGCCGACAAAATAGTGGTGGCCAGCTTTAACCAAGTTCATCCGGCTTCAGGCTACGTTTGGGTGGTCGGTAAGCCTGGCCACAACGATGACTTCGCCGTGCCGGCCAGCTGGCGCTTACTTGATGATTTCCAGGCCGCCGATAGTGAAGTTCGACACTACCACACCAGCGGTTCTTAG
- a CDS encoding YbaB/EbfC family nucleoid-associated protein has product MFDRAKALIELKKIQSALAKEMIEVEAGDGAVMVKINGEQKIQKISLDPDKIDFDDLGRLEKWIESAITQAITKSQQAAADKMKAISGGLGIPGL; this is encoded by the coding sequence ATGTTTGATCGCGCCAAAGCATTAATTGAGTTAAAAAAGATCCAATCAGCGCTGGCCAAAGAGATGATCGAAGTTGAGGCTGGCGATGGAGCCGTGATGGTTAAAATTAACGGCGAGCAAAAGATTCAAAAAATCTCTCTTGATCCGGATAAGATCGATTTTGATGACTTGGGCCGGTTAGAGAAATGGATTGAATCAGCCATTACCCAAGCTATCACCAAAAGCCAACAGGCGGCGGCCGATAAGATGAAGGCGATTTCGGGTGGACTGGGCATCCCCGGGCTCTAA
- the recR gene encoding recombination mediator RecR, translating to MRLLPEPVENLIHELSKLPSIGPRTAERLTFFLLKADPAEAAGLGQALLDLHSGLTRCEVCRNLATNPRCDICSDGSRDQNLLAVVEEPLDVVALERTGHFRGLYHVLGGAISPIDGIGPEQLEVKSLLKRLDSGSIKELILATNPSTEGEATALFIRRQLGPAKIKVTRLARGLPIGGDLEYADQITLGRALEGRQAF from the coding sequence ATGCGCCTGCTCCCCGAACCAGTTGAGAACCTCATCCATGAGCTATCGAAATTGCCGAGCATCGGGCCGCGCACAGCTGAGCGCCTGACCTTTTTCTTGCTCAAAGCCGATCCGGCTGAGGCCGCCGGTTTGGGCCAGGCTTTATTAGATCTCCATTCTGGGCTAACTCGCTGCGAGGTCTGTCGTAATCTTGCGACCAACCCGCGTTGTGATATTTGCAGTGATGGGAGCCGCGATCAAAATTTGCTAGCCGTAGTTGAGGAACCGCTGGATGTGGTGGCCCTCGAGCGAACTGGCCACTTCCGTGGTCTCTACCACGTTTTAGGTGGAGCTATTTCGCCAATCGATGGCATTGGCCCCGAACAATTAGAGGTTAAATCTCTACTCAAACGTTTGGATAGCGGCAGCATCAAGGAGCTGATTCTAGCTACCAATCCCAGCACCGAAGGTGAAGCCACGGCTTTGTTTATTCGCAGGCAACTAGGGCCGGCCAAAATTAAGGTCACCAGGCTGGCTCGCGGGTTACCAATTGGGGGCGATCTGGAATACGCTGATCAGATCACGCTGGGCCGCGCTCTGGAAGGACGGCAGGCTTTTTAA
- the cysS gene encoding cysteine--tRNA ligase — MLKLFDTYSQKLVEVGPQRQIKLYTCGPTVYDYAHIGNLRNLIFNDTLKRTLLAEGYEVNHVMNITDVGHLTSDADEGDDKLETSAKREGKSVWAVADFFIQEFHANASALNILAPTKEARATDYIEQQIALVQTLIDKDYAYQTKQAIYFDVTKFAGYGKLNRQSLDDKLTAARSQVVSDKAKHHPQDFALWFFTTGHFADHTMHWPSPWGEGFPGWHLECSAIIQTLLGNPIDIHTGGVDHIGTHHPNEIAQTEAATGQALTKIWMHNQFLQAEGHKMSKSAGNFYRLRDLVDRGYHPLAFRLLMLQSHYRNQVNFTWEALADAQHFLLKLYNWAELVYQPSFAPLADEVVGQIKSDLVDDLATPTALAKLAELKHERPSHGMLETLDELLGLDLAKRSDISAPQKALIADRETARLNNDFTNSDRLRTELQKAGLSLDDTEFGPRWRRSTI, encoded by the coding sequence ATGTTAAAGTTATTTGATACCTACAGCCAAAAGCTGGTCGAAGTTGGCCCCCAGCGCCAAATTAAGCTCTACACCTGCGGACCGACGGTCTACGATTACGCTCACATTGGCAACTTGCGCAATTTGATATTCAACGATACCTTGAAACGCACGCTGCTGGCTGAAGGTTATGAGGTAAATCACGTTATGAATATCACCGACGTCGGTCACTTAACTAGTGACGCCGACGAGGGTGATGATAAGCTCGAGACGAGCGCCAAACGCGAGGGCAAGAGCGTCTGGGCAGTGGCTGATTTTTTTATTCAAGAATTTCACGCCAATGCCAGCGCCTTGAACATTCTAGCGCCAACCAAGGAGGCTAGAGCCACCGATTACATCGAGCAACAAATCGCCCTCGTCCAAACCCTAATCGATAAAGATTACGCCTACCAAACCAAGCAAGCCATATATTTTGACGTTACCAAATTTGCGGGTTACGGCAAGCTCAATCGCCAGAGTCTGGACGATAAGTTAACGGCCGCCCGCAGTCAGGTTGTGAGCGATAAAGCCAAGCACCACCCTCAAGATTTTGCGCTGTGGTTTTTTACCACTGGCCACTTCGCCGACCACACCATGCATTGGCCCAGCCCCTGGGGCGAGGGTTTCCCGGGCTGGCACCTGGAATGCTCGGCTATAATTCAAACCCTACTGGGGAATCCAATTGATATTCACACCGGTGGCGTTGATCACATCGGCACCCATCACCCTAACGAAATTGCTCAAACCGAAGCGGCCACTGGCCAGGCTTTGACTAAAATTTGGATGCATAATCAATTCCTCCAGGCCGAGGGGCACAAGATGAGCAAATCGGCTGGCAATTTTTATCGCTTGCGCGATTTAGTGGACCGCGGCTATCATCCGCTGGCCTTTCGTTTGTTAATGTTGCAATCGCACTATCGCAATCAAGTTAACTTCACCTGGGAAGCTCTAGCCGACGCCCAGCACTTTTTGCTCAAGCTCTACAATTGGGCGGAGCTGGTTTACCAACCATCCTTTGCTCCGCTGGCCGATGAGGTAGTTGGTCAAATTAAATCAGATCTAGTCGACGACCTAGCCACCCCCACGGCTCTAGCTAAACTAGCTGAACTTAAACACGAGCGACCCAGCCATGGGATGCTAGAAACCCTAGATGAGTTACTGGGTCTGGATCTGGCCAAGCGATCGGACATTTCTGCCCCACAAAAGGCCTTGATAGCCGATCGCGAGACCGCTAGACTAAACAATGACTTTACTAACAGTGATCGCTTGCGGACCGAGCTCCAAAAAGCTGGCTTGAGCCTCGATGACACTGAATTTGGCCCACGCTGGCGCCGGAGCACAATTTGA
- a CDS encoding ABC transporter ATP-binding protein, protein MKDIIKIIRYSWSLKRFYIATAIMVVTISLLNQVSPFISKFLVDNIVKRGTGQAVPASKFLILLAALFAIWLIITIITNVQGYVGDLLGAKLNTLLSQRYFDHLLKLPLEFYDNEITGHITARLDRSIATISSLMQAFANNFIGFFLTSFFTLIILAKYSWAIALMLASLFPLYMWLTTLSSRSWQAKQAGINADVDQANGRFIEAISQIRVVKSFAQELTESRFFAGKRRAIEGQTKTQSRQWHKFDVWRRLSLNLVFFGIYSIIIWQAINGHFGPVQQAVGTVVLLLQLTEQAQFPLFASSFIVDNVQKAIAGSKDFFSIMDLEPSIQDDPDAKTLKVDRARVEYNKVDFSYDGGQKVLKDVSFTIEPGTKLALVGESGQGKTTIANLLLRFYLPSKGAITVDGANINGVTQESLRQQVAVVFQEPALFSGSVAENITYGSQKVTEAAMTEAAKAANALDFVNKLPKGFDTEIGERGVKLSGGQKQRIAIARAILKNAPILILDEATSSLDSRAEREVQEALDHLMAERTTMIIAHRLSTIAGVDTIVTLKDGQVDEIGSPEELSKTEGIYAQLLELQAPTKANKALLRKFDIAKT, encoded by the coding sequence TTGAAAGATATCATCAAAATCATTCGTTATTCGTGGAGCCTGAAGCGCTTCTATATCGCGACCGCCATCATGGTGGTGACGATTTCTTTACTTAACCAAGTTTCGCCATTTATTTCTAAATTCTTAGTCGATAACATCGTCAAGCGGGGCACCGGGCAGGCGGTGCCGGCCAGCAAGTTTCTTATTTTACTAGCGGCTCTGTTTGCGATTTGGTTGATTATTACCATAATTACCAATGTCCAAGGCTATGTTGGCGATCTATTGGGCGCTAAACTAAACACCCTGCTGAGCCAGCGCTACTTTGATCACTTACTCAAACTGCCACTGGAATTCTACGATAATGAAATCACCGGCCACATTACGGCCCGCCTGGATCGCAGTATTGCGACAATTTCGAGCCTGATGCAGGCCTTTGCCAATAACTTTATTGGCTTCTTTTTGACCAGTTTTTTTACGCTGATCATTTTGGCTAAATATTCCTGGGCTATCGCTCTGATGCTGGCTAGTCTGTTTCCGCTCTACATGTGGCTAACGACGCTATCGAGCCGCAGCTGGCAGGCCAAGCAGGCTGGTATCAACGCCGACGTCGATCAAGCTAATGGGCGCTTCATTGAAGCCATTTCCCAAATTCGAGTGGTGAAATCTTTTGCTCAGGAATTAACGGAAAGCAGGTTTTTTGCTGGCAAACGCCGAGCCATCGAAGGCCAAACCAAAACTCAATCCAGGCAATGGCACAAATTCGACGTCTGGCGGCGCCTCAGCTTGAACCTAGTCTTCTTTGGCATTTACTCCATCATAATTTGGCAGGCCATAAACGGCCATTTTGGCCCGGTTCAGCAGGCTGTCGGTACGGTTGTGCTGCTACTGCAATTAACCGAGCAGGCCCAGTTTCCGCTATTTGCCTCATCGTTCATCGTCGATAACGTTCAAAAAGCCATTGCCGGCAGTAAAGACTTTTTTTCGATCATGGATCTAGAGCCTTCGATCCAAGATGACCCCGATGCTAAAACCCTAAAAGTCGACCGGGCTCGAGTTGAATACAACAAAGTCGATTTTAGCTATGATGGTGGTCAAAAAGTCTTAAAAGACGTCTCCTTTACCATTGAGCCCGGCACTAAACTTGCCTTAGTGGGGGAGAGTGGCCAAGGCAAGACCACCATTGCCAATTTACTGCTGCGCTTCTACCTACCCTCTAAAGGAGCCATTACGGTTGATGGGGCCAATATCAATGGTGTGACCCAAGAATCGCTCAGGCAGCAAGTCGCGGTCGTCTTCCAGGAACCAGCGCTGTTTTCCGGCTCGGTGGCCGAAAATATTACTTATGGTAGCCAAAAAGTTACCGAAGCTGCCATGACTGAGGCCGCTAAAGCCGCTAATGCTCTCGATTTTGTGAATAAATTGCCCAAGGGCTTCGATACCGAAATCGGCGAACGTGGCGTTAAGCTCTCTGGCGGTCAAAAACAGCGCATCGCCATTGCTCGGGCCATATTAAAAAACGCCCCGATATTGATCCTAGATGAGGCCACCAGTTCGCTAGATAGCCGGGCTGAGCGCGAAGTCCAAGAGGCCCTAGATCACCTGATGGCTGAGCGCACCACCATGATTATTGCTCACCGCCTCTCGACTATTGCTGGTGTCGATACAATTGTGACCCTCAAAGATGGGCAGGTGGATGAAATTGGTTCCCCCGAGGAATTATCCAAAACCGAAGGTATTTATGCTCAACTACTTGAGCTCCAAGCCCCAACCAAAGCCAACAAAGCCCTGCTGCGTAAATTTGATATTGCCAAGACATAG
- a CDS encoding AI-2E family transporter, whose translation MDTSAKNIYRILIIITSFILIVWVAVQVHRQLIWIGTAFFLAVALNPAVEWFRKHFTRGNRGLAITVTITILIAALGFIIASLVPPVVHQSQGLVNNLPNYTDNLVHSDNVVGQAIRKYDLVTRVKSDQTQLVHQVTTFGGSFFTVVRDIFSSLAATVTVFALTIFMLLEGHGWIEGAWARYHSAKKPHYQKLTRDMYVATTGYVNGNILTSIIAAITSGIMLIILGIPYAAPLAIFVGIMDLVPLVGATLGSIAVVIVALFQSVTAAVIMLIFFLVYQQTENHILQPLVYGKTVRISPLLVLVAVLIGAGLGGLLGGLVAIPVAASIQIMARDYLDTHHHQREA comes from the coding sequence ATGGATACCAGCGCCAAAAACATCTACCGCATCCTGATTATTATTACCAGTTTTATTCTAATCGTCTGGGTAGCAGTGCAAGTCCATCGGCAATTGATTTGGATTGGGACGGCCTTTTTCTTAGCCGTTGCCCTGAACCCGGCTGTTGAATGGTTTCGAAAACACTTCACTCGGGGCAATCGAGGTCTGGCCATAACCGTTACAATCACCATTTTGATTGCGGCCCTCGGTTTTATTATTGCCTCACTAGTACCGCCAGTGGTGCATCAGTCCCAAGGCCTGGTTAATAATCTGCCAAACTACACCGATAATTTGGTGCACTCCGATAACGTGGTTGGTCAGGCCATTCGCAAATACGATTTGGTTACCCGGGTAAAATCGGATCAAACTCAACTAGTCCATCAAGTTACGACCTTTGGCGGATCCTTCTTTACTGTTGTGCGCGATATCTTCTCAAGTCTGGCGGCTACCGTAACGGTTTTTGCTCTAACGATATTCATGTTGCTAGAGGGTCATGGTTGGATCGAAGGCGCTTGGGCCAGGTATCATTCGGCTAAGAAGCCGCATTACCAAAAACTAACGCGTGATATGTATGTGGCCACCACCGGTTACGTCAACGGCAACATCTTAACCAGTATCATCGCTGCGATTACCTCTGGGATCATGCTAATTATTCTGGGTATACCCTACGCGGCGCCGCTGGCGATTTTCGTGGGCATAATGGATTTAGTCCCATTGGTTGGAGCAACCCTGGGCTCGATCGCGGTGGTGATCGTGGCCTTGTTCCAATCTGTCACGGCCGCCGTCATCATGCTGATCTTTTTCCTGGTCTACCAGCAAACCGAAAACCACATCTTACAACCCTTGGTTTACGGCAAAACGGTCCGCATCTCGCCATTACTAGTCCTAGTAGCCGTTTTGATCGGGGCTGGCTTAGGCGGGCTCTTGGGCGGTTTAGTGGCTATTCCGGTGGCCGCCAGTATCCAAATCATGGCTCGAGATTATCTAGACACTCACCACCACCAAAGAGAAGCCTAA
- a CDS encoding VOC family protein yields MGKMNPVVHFEMGYNDQARMVKFYETAFGWKGQLMGAEMGNYVVAQTTETDADGMVQTKGAINGGFYQKTDDPMSQAPSVVVSVDDVGASMKAVEAAGGKILGGMDQKGQHTMEPQMIPGVGLWISAMDTEGNRFSILQAKT; encoded by the coding sequence ATGGGTAAAATGAATCCGGTCGTACACTTCGAAATGGGCTATAACGACCAAGCCCGCATGGTTAAATTTTATGAGACGGCCTTTGGCTGGAAGGGCCAGCTGATGGGGGCAGAGATGGGTAATTACGTGGTGGCCCAAACTACCGAGACCGACGCCGACGGCATGGTTCAAACCAAGGGCGCGATTAACGGCGGCTTTTATCAAAAAACGGATGATCCGATGAGCCAAGCCCCTTCGGTGGTAGTTTCAGTTGATGATGTCGGTGCTAGTATGAAAGCGGTCGAAGCTGCTGGCGGAAAGATTTTGGGCGGTATGGACCAAAAAGGCCAACACACCATGGAACCGCAGATGATTCCCGGCGTTGGTTTGTGGATATCAGCCATGGATACGGAAGGTAATCGGTTTTCTATCCTACAGGCTAAGACCTAA
- the purH gene encoding bifunctional phosphoribosylaminoimidazolecarboxamide formyltransferase/IMP cyclohydrolase: MSKTALLSVYDKTGLAEFARALVELGFDLVSSGGTSKALAAAGIPHRQVQEVTGFPEMMDGRVKTLHPMILGGILANRAVPGHMDDLVTHQIGAIDLVVCNLYPFTVTVASGADWDTCIENIDVGGPTMVRAAAKNHAAVGVVVDPADYPRVVTELRNHGGLLKETCLDLAKKAFAHTAAYDTDIAEWISDGGFRGMLVKLAQKCSYGENAWQTPAGVYSTGRTDPLGFSQFDLIEGAPASYNNWVEVADRQPQTLTHIAAGFERNFGGPPFIAIGTKHGNCCGAAVGDNPAEVIRKMLAGNLKSIHGGLVMTNFAIDSELAEIIRSWNIGNMKRRILDVISAPDFTDEAISILKRKDGKCRFFVNPNLVDVGEAMLDEAPRLRYIRGGFLREPNYTYVLDFNHPEFSWPFGEPELEVRESAVLAWAVGSTSNSNTMTLVRGGQLLGNGVGQQDRVGAAQLALKIAADAGHGFDESGRFLDWYKSPRVVAYSDSFMPFRDAAETLLAAGVWAVIATNGSINDQEVEDVFATTGCLGWLPDSAGRGFFNH, encoded by the coding sequence ATGTCAAAAACTGCGTTGTTGTCGGTCTACGACAAGACGGGGCTAGCTGAATTCGCTCGCGCGTTGGTTGAACTCGGATTCGATTTGGTCTCGAGCGGGGGAACCAGCAAAGCGCTGGCAGCTGCCGGCATTCCGCACCGACAAGTCCAAGAAGTCACCGGTTTCCCGGAAATGATGGATGGTCGCGTCAAGACCTTGCATCCGATGATCTTGGGCGGCATTTTGGCCAACCGAGCGGTGCCTGGGCACATGGACGATCTGGTCACGCACCAAATTGGCGCGATCGATCTAGTCGTCTGCAACCTCTACCCGTTTACGGTAACGGTGGCCTCGGGCGCCGATTGGGACACCTGCATCGAGAATATCGATGTCGGTGGGCCAACTATGGTGCGAGCAGCGGCCAAGAATCATGCTGCGGTTGGGGTCGTTGTTGATCCGGCTGATTACCCCAGAGTTGTGACCGAATTGCGCAACCATGGCGGTCTCTTGAAAGAGACATGCCTGGATCTGGCCAAAAAGGCTTTTGCCCACACTGCCGCCTACGACACCGACATTGCAGAGTGGATTTCGGACGGTGGCTTCAGGGGCATGTTAGTCAAATTGGCCCAAAAGTGCAGCTACGGCGAAAACGCCTGGCAAACGCCAGCCGGTGTGTATTCGACCGGCCGGACAGATCCACTCGGCTTCAGCCAGTTTGATTTGATCGAAGGCGCCCCCGCCAGTTACAACAACTGGGTCGAGGTGGCTGACAGGCAGCCTCAAACTCTGACTCATATTGCCGCTGGTTTCGAGCGCAACTTCGGCGGGCCGCCGTTCATTGCTATTGGCACAAAGCATGGCAATTGTTGTGGTGCGGCCGTAGGCGATAACCCTGCCGAGGTCATTCGCAAAATGCTGGCGGGCAATTTGAAGTCGATTCACGGCGGTTTGGTCATGACTAACTTCGCTATCGATAGCGAGCTGGCCGAAATCATCAGGTCGTGGAACATCGGCAACATGAAACGTCGGATTCTCGACGTCATTTCAGCGCCCGATTTTACCGACGAAGCCATCAGCATCTTGAAGCGCAAAGATGGTAAGTGCCGCTTCTTCGTTAACCCGAATCTGGTCGATGTAGGTGAGGCTATGCTCGATGAAGCCCCGCGCTTGCGCTACATTCGTGGCGGATTCTTGCGAGAACCCAACTACACCTACGTTCTTGACTTCAATCACCCGGAATTCTCATGGCCCTTCGGTGAGCCAGAGCTAGAAGTTCGTGAAAGTGCCGTCTTGGCCTGGGCAGTTGGTTCGACTTCCAATTCCAACACCATGACGTTAGTTCGCGGCGGCCAATTGCTCGGCAATGGAGTCGGTCAACAAGATCGAGTCGGGGCCGCTCAGCTGGCCCTAAAGATTGCGGCTGATGCAGGCCATGGCTTCGATGAATCCGGTCGATTCCTCGACTGGTACAAGTCTCCTCGGGTCGTGGCCTACAGCGACAGCTTTATGCCATTCCGGGATGCAGCCGAAACTCTATTAGCTGCCGGGGTTTGGGCAGTCATTGCAACAAACGGATCCATCAATGACCAAGAGGTTGAGGACGTTTTCGCCACAACCGGTTGTTTGGGTTGGCTACCGGATTCGGCTGGTCGCGGCTTCTTCAACCACTGA
- a CDS encoding glutaredoxin domain-containing protein yields the protein MPKVKIYTTTTCPYCRAEKKYLTSKGIKFEDIVLDQQPEEIQTSVDTCGSNGVPCTHITKDDGSEINILGFDQPKIDEALGLN from the coding sequence ATGCCTAAAGTCAAAATCTACACCACCACGACCTGTCCATACTGTCGAGCTGAAAAGAAATACCTGACTTCCAAAGGAATTAAATTTGAAGACATCGTGCTCGACCAGCAACCGGAGGAAATTCAAACCTCAGTTGATACTTGCGGTTCGAACGGGGTGCCCTGCACCCACATCACCAAAGATGACGGTAGTGAGATTAATATTCTGGGTTTTGATCAACCCAAAATCGACGAAGCTCTCGGCCTAAACTAA